One genomic segment of Actinoplanes ianthinogenes includes these proteins:
- a CDS encoding serine/threonine-protein kinase → MKCQRNCPGTIEDGYCDTCGMAPAATSASKPAPVPAAPVTVAPVSDKCQRDGCGGTIEDGYCDTCGLAPLTKAKVPQPRSATTSTGTQSSTRSSALSTRTGGSRRGSGRTASSRRFGSGLVEIAPIAKVDPATTIMVDAEVPESKRYCAKCNNQVGRSRGDRPGRTSGFCPHCGEAFNFTPKLVKGDVVGGQYEVAGALAHGGLGWVYLAVDLNVSKRWVVLKGLLNSGDEDALAAALAEQRFLAEVEHPNIVKIYNFVEHDGAGYIVMEYVGGKSLKDMLKQRREANGGNSDPLPLDQALEFLIEIMPAFSYLHERGLIFCDFKPDNVIQSGDQMKLIDLGGVVHIDDQEAAIYGTVGYQAPEMATDGPSVASDLYTIGRSLAVLTTDFRGYQTTFKESLPSRDEFEVYTRYESFYRLVDRATRPDPDERFVDAAEMQEQMLGVLRQVVAAQGTPKPAPSKVFTGELRTDMKSEAPRWQDLPTPLIDLTDPAAGFLASITLTDPAEVLALLKHAPQETVEVRLRALRAEIDLATRHGFFDDARKARDRFAALDGADWRLAWYDGLLALATQDWTTARSRFDAVYSVLPGELAPQLALGFTEELSGPGRVQIAAGYYDVVSRTDPSYTTAAAGLARCRLASGDRAGAVEAYQRVPGTSSAYAISQVGAVRALVHAHPGVKVDVQALTEAAALIERLEVERAQLAELRAELLKQALASMDGGLKLPAAVLGGGRTGDTGEKDVRFALEDAYREMARAAHGPEKIRLVDMANAARPRTRT, encoded by the coding sequence ATGAAATGCCAGCGGAACTGCCCCGGGACCATCGAGGACGGGTACTGCGACACCTGTGGGATGGCGCCGGCCGCCACGTCGGCGAGCAAGCCCGCACCGGTCCCGGCCGCGCCGGTGACCGTCGCGCCGGTCTCGGACAAGTGCCAGCGCGACGGCTGTGGCGGCACGATCGAGGACGGCTACTGCGACACCTGCGGGCTCGCGCCACTGACGAAGGCGAAGGTGCCGCAGCCGCGGTCGGCGACGACCAGCACCGGCACGCAGAGCTCGACGCGCAGCAGCGCGCTCTCCACGCGTACCGGCGGGAGCCGGCGGGGCAGCGGCCGCACCGCGTCCAGCCGCCGGTTCGGCAGCGGCCTGGTGGAGATCGCCCCGATCGCCAAGGTCGACCCGGCCACCACGATCATGGTCGACGCCGAGGTGCCGGAGTCCAAGCGGTACTGCGCCAAGTGCAACAACCAGGTCGGCCGCTCCCGCGGTGACCGGCCCGGGCGTACCTCCGGCTTCTGCCCGCACTGCGGCGAGGCGTTCAACTTCACCCCGAAACTGGTCAAGGGCGACGTCGTCGGCGGGCAGTACGAAGTGGCCGGCGCCCTCGCCCACGGCGGCCTGGGCTGGGTCTACCTGGCCGTCGACCTCAACGTCTCGAAGCGCTGGGTGGTGCTCAAGGGCCTGCTCAACTCGGGCGACGAGGACGCGCTGGCCGCCGCCCTGGCCGAGCAGCGGTTCCTGGCCGAGGTCGAGCACCCGAACATCGTCAAGATCTACAACTTCGTCGAGCACGACGGCGCCGGCTACATCGTGATGGAGTACGTCGGCGGCAAGTCGCTCAAGGACATGCTCAAGCAGCGCCGCGAGGCGAACGGCGGCAACTCCGACCCGCTGCCGCTGGATCAGGCACTGGAGTTCCTGATCGAGATCATGCCGGCGTTCAGCTACCTGCACGAGCGCGGCCTGATCTTCTGCGACTTCAAGCCGGACAACGTGATCCAGTCCGGCGACCAGATGAAACTGATCGACCTCGGCGGCGTCGTGCACATCGACGACCAGGAGGCCGCGATTTACGGCACGGTCGGTTACCAGGCGCCGGAGATGGCCACCGACGGCCCCTCGGTCGCCTCCGACCTGTACACGATCGGCCGGTCCCTGGCGGTGCTGACCACCGACTTCCGCGGCTACCAGACCACCTTCAAGGAGAGCCTGCCCAGCCGCGACGAGTTCGAGGTCTACACCAGGTACGAGTCGTTCTACCGGCTGGTCGACCGGGCCACCCGGCCCGATCCGGACGAGCGGTTCGTGGACGCCGCCGAGATGCAGGAGCAGATGCTCGGCGTGCTCCGGCAGGTGGTGGCCGCGCAGGGCACGCCGAAACCGGCGCCGTCCAAGGTGTTCACCGGCGAGCTGCGCACCGACATGAAGTCGGAGGCGCCGCGCTGGCAGGACCTGCCCACCCCGCTGATCGACCTGACCGACCCGGCGGCCGGCTTCCTCGCCTCGATCACCCTGACCGACCCGGCCGAGGTGCTCGCGCTGCTCAAGCACGCCCCGCAGGAGACCGTCGAGGTGCGGCTGCGGGCGCTGCGGGCGGAGATCGACCTGGCCACCCGGCACGGCTTCTTCGACGACGCCCGCAAGGCCCGGGACCGGTTCGCCGCGCTGGACGGCGCCGACTGGCGGCTGGCCTGGTACGACGGCCTGCTGGCGCTGGCCACCCAGGACTGGACGACGGCCCGCTCCCGGTTCGACGCGGTCTACTCGGTGCTGCCCGGCGAGCTGGCCCCGCAGCTCGCGCTCGGCTTCACCGAGGAGCTGTCCGGGCCCGGCCGGGTACAGATCGCGGCCGGGTACTACGACGTGGTCAGCCGGACCGACCCGTCGTACACCACGGCCGCGGCCGGGCTGGCCCGCTGCCGGCTGGCGAGCGGGGACCGGGCCGGCGCGGTGGAGGCCTACCAGCGGGTGCCGGGCACCTCCTCGGCGTACGCGATCTCCCAGGTCGGCGCGGTGCGGGCGCTGGTGCACGCGCACCCGGGGGTGAAGGTCGACGTGCAGGCGCTGACCGAGGCGGCGGCGCTCATCGAGCGGCTCGAGGTGGAGCGGGCGCAGCTGGCCGAGCTCCGGGCCGAGCTGCTCAAGCAGGCGCTGGCCTCGATGGACGGCGGGCTGAAGCTGCCGGCCGCGGTGCTCGGTGGTGGGCGCACCGGGGACACCGGGGAGAAGGACGTGCGGTTCGCGTTGGAGGACGCGTACCGGGAGATGGCCCGCGCCGCGCACGGCCCCGAGAAGATCCGCCTGGTCGACATGGCGAACGCGGCCCGGCCGCGCACCCGCACCTGA
- a CDS encoding vWA domain-containing protein: MSYSAEAFQNEYLAMGASEVNAIVTVTSTGGEGGRRSAGATEIIIVDASGSMQAEGRMAAARQAAKAAVNCIDDGVRFAIIAGVSTAQQLFPDPGQLAVASPQSRADALRAIDRLQASGGTAMGAWLLLATQLFDQRPGDIKHAILLTDGDNGERFGYLESVLEQIAGRFVCDCRGVGTNWKVSELRKIATAMLGTVDIVARPEGLTAAFEQMITGAMGKTAADVQLKVWTPVNAQVRFVKQVEPQVMDLTGKRVEDGPRAGRYPLGSWGQESRDYHVCIDVPAGKAGDEMLAARISVVEEDTVHAQSLVRAVWTEDTALSTRINRQVAHYTGQAELAQTIQDGIAAREAGDERTATIKFGRAAQLAHESGNKATEELLSKVVEIEDAATGTVRLRRKVNAADEMALDTQSTKTVRVGRSQ, from the coding sequence GTGTCCTACAGCGCCGAGGCCTTCCAGAACGAGTACCTCGCCATGGGCGCCAGCGAGGTGAACGCGATCGTCACCGTCACCTCGACAGGGGGCGAGGGCGGTCGCCGCAGCGCCGGGGCGACCGAGATCATCATCGTCGACGCGTCCGGATCCATGCAGGCCGAGGGCCGGATGGCGGCCGCCCGGCAGGCCGCCAAGGCCGCGGTGAACTGCATCGACGACGGCGTCCGGTTCGCCATCATCGCCGGGGTCAGCACCGCGCAGCAGCTGTTCCCGGACCCGGGTCAGCTGGCCGTCGCGTCCCCGCAGTCGCGGGCCGACGCGCTGCGGGCGATCGACCGGTTGCAGGCCAGCGGCGGCACCGCGATGGGCGCCTGGCTGCTGCTCGCGACCCAGCTGTTCGACCAGCGCCCGGGCGACATCAAGCACGCCATCCTGCTCACCGACGGTGACAACGGCGAGCGCTTCGGCTACCTGGAGAGCGTGCTGGAGCAGATCGCCGGGCGGTTCGTCTGCGACTGCCGCGGCGTCGGCACGAACTGGAAGGTGTCCGAGCTCCGCAAGATCGCCACGGCGATGCTGGGCACCGTCGACATCGTGGCCCGCCCCGAGGGGCTGACCGCCGCGTTCGAGCAGATGATCACCGGGGCGATGGGCAAGACCGCCGCGGACGTGCAGCTCAAGGTCTGGACGCCGGTGAACGCCCAGGTCCGCTTCGTCAAGCAGGTGGAACCGCAGGTGATGGACCTGACCGGCAAGCGGGTCGAGGACGGTCCGCGGGCCGGCCGCTATCCGCTGGGCTCCTGGGGTCAGGAGAGCCGCGACTACCACGTCTGCATCGACGTGCCGGCGGGCAAGGCCGGCGACGAGATGCTGGCCGCGCGGATCTCGGTGGTCGAGGAGGACACCGTGCACGCGCAGTCACTGGTCCGGGCGGTGTGGACCGAGGACACCGCGCTGTCCACCCGGATCAACCGGCAGGTCGCGCACTACACCGGGCAGGCCGAGCTGGCCCAGACGATCCAGGACGGCATCGCCGCCCGGGAGGCCGGCGACGAGCGGACCGCGACGATCAAGTTCGGCCGGGCCGCGCAGCTCGCCCACGAGAGCGGCAACAAGGCCACCGAGGAGCTGCTCTCCAAGGTCGTGGAGATCGAGGACGCGGCGACCGGCACGGTCCGGCTGCGGCGCAAGGTCAACGCGGCGGACGAGATGGCGCTGGACACGCAGAGCACCAAGACGGTCCGGGTCGGGCGGTCGCAGTGA
- a CDS encoding ATP-binding protein: MSEFGSRLRELRRAAGLTMEQLAESSGVSARAISDMERGHSRVPQARTLAALTDVLGPGLKDTARPGLCEPPRAINDFVGRADELDRLRRHALAGTGQAPVAVVHGQPGLGKTALAVRFADQVRDDYPGGRFYLDLRGTDPEPMPTGDALVRLLRALEVNPRRIGETDDERSSQLRAVLSDRRCLLVLDNAGSEAQVRPLLPGEGGSLAVVTSRRVLAGLEGVERIALAPLVPGESAALLRAIAVQAADPGVVAEVEAVARYCAHLPLALRIAGTRLATRPAWTVEHLVTRLADADRRLATLATGDIGVATAFALSHAQLSKPARELFRRLAHVPGVDFAPALAAVLTGAHPDDAADGLDELVDLGLLQQSGPDRYRFHDLIRLFAQERLRIEEPAGTRAATARRMACWLLETAIVAGRWFEPGYGCLPPDYAGPVPLATADEADAWLQAERDNWLGALRTAARGGQHQLVVDVAEAMHWYSDKYIRAEYWYDVYGLSRAAAAELPDRRQEVTHINYFSWAATNCARRPDEGARIAMDAHRVAVDIGDVKEQAWALRYAGDAWRLAGNPAAALPAYRQSAELAVAAGDHDGYVQLRPGIARALAELGRDEEALAECTAALAEIEALPVAPRPALGARLNARITMAACLSRLGRWAEALRVAEESLPVAEEYGYAGYLGEVHLTIGRARIGLGAPEAARPSLHLARDLLRDLPLSNLQALTRESLQALS, translated from the coding sequence GTGTCGGAGTTCGGAAGCAGGCTGCGTGAGTTACGGCGGGCCGCGGGCCTGACCATGGAACAGCTCGCCGAGTCGTCCGGGGTCAGCGCCCGCGCGATCAGCGACATGGAGCGCGGGCACAGCCGGGTGCCTCAGGCCCGCACGCTCGCCGCCCTGACCGACGTCCTCGGCCCGGGCCTGAAGGACACCGCTCGCCCCGGGCTGTGTGAGCCGCCCCGCGCGATCAACGACTTCGTCGGTCGCGCCGACGAGCTCGACCGACTGCGCCGGCACGCCCTCGCCGGCACCGGACAGGCCCCGGTCGCCGTCGTGCACGGGCAGCCGGGCCTGGGCAAGACCGCGCTGGCCGTGCGGTTCGCCGACCAGGTGCGCGACGACTACCCGGGCGGCCGGTTCTATCTGGACCTGCGCGGCACCGACCCGGAGCCGATGCCGACCGGCGACGCCCTGGTCCGGCTGCTGCGGGCCCTCGAGGTGAACCCCCGCAGGATCGGTGAGACCGACGATGAACGCTCCAGCCAGCTGCGCGCGGTGCTCAGCGACCGCCGCTGCCTGCTGGTGCTGGACAACGCCGGCAGCGAGGCCCAGGTCCGGCCGCTGCTGCCCGGCGAGGGCGGCAGCCTGGCCGTGGTGACCAGCCGCCGGGTGCTCGCCGGGCTGGAGGGGGTGGAACGGATCGCCCTGGCCCCGCTCGTCCCCGGCGAGTCGGCCGCGCTGCTGCGGGCGATCGCGGTGCAGGCCGCCGATCCGGGGGTGGTCGCCGAGGTGGAGGCGGTGGCGCGGTACTGCGCGCACCTGCCGCTGGCGCTGCGGATCGCCGGGACCCGGCTGGCCACCCGGCCGGCCTGGACCGTCGAGCACCTGGTGACCCGGCTCGCCGACGCCGACCGGCGGCTGGCCACCCTGGCGACCGGCGACATCGGGGTGGCCACCGCGTTCGCCCTGTCGCACGCCCAGCTGTCCAAACCGGCCCGGGAGCTGTTCCGGCGGCTCGCCCACGTGCCCGGGGTGGACTTCGCGCCGGCGCTGGCCGCGGTGCTCACCGGCGCCCACCCGGACGACGCCGCCGACGGCCTGGACGAGCTGGTCGACCTGGGCCTGCTCCAGCAGTCCGGGCCGGACCGTTACCGCTTCCACGACCTGATCCGGCTGTTCGCGCAGGAGCGCCTGCGGATCGAGGAGCCGGCCGGCACCCGGGCCGCGACCGCCCGGCGGATGGCCTGCTGGCTGCTGGAGACCGCGATCGTGGCCGGTCGCTGGTTCGAGCCCGGGTACGGCTGCCTGCCCCCGGATTACGCCGGGCCGGTCCCGCTGGCCACCGCCGACGAGGCGGACGCCTGGTTGCAGGCCGAGCGCGACAACTGGCTGGGCGCGCTGCGCACGGCCGCCCGCGGCGGGCAGCACCAGCTCGTGGTGGACGTCGCCGAGGCGATGCACTGGTACTCGGACAAGTACATACGGGCCGAGTACTGGTACGACGTCTACGGCCTGTCCCGGGCCGCCGCCGCGGAACTGCCCGACCGGCGGCAGGAGGTCACCCACATCAACTACTTCTCCTGGGCGGCCACCAACTGCGCGCGCCGGCCGGACGAGGGCGCCCGGATCGCGATGGACGCCCACCGGGTGGCGGTCGACATCGGCGACGTCAAGGAGCAGGCGTGGGCGCTGCGGTACGCCGGGGACGCGTGGCGGCTGGCCGGGAACCCGGCGGCGGCGCTGCCGGCGTACCGGCAGTCCGCCGAGCTGGCCGTGGCGGCCGGCGACCACGACGGCTACGTGCAGTTGCGGCCCGGGATCGCCCGCGCGCTGGCCGAGCTGGGCCGCGACGAGGAGGCGCTCGCCGAGTGCACGGCCGCGCTGGCCGAGATCGAGGCCCTGCCGGTGGCGCCCCGGCCCGCGCTGGGCGCCCGGCTCAACGCGCGGATCACCATGGCCGCGTGCCTGAGCCGGCTGGGGCGCTGGGCGGAGGCGCTGCGGGTGGCCGAGGAGAGCCTGCCGGTCGCGGAGGAGTACGGCTACGCCGGCTACCTGGGTGAGGTGCACCTCACCATCGGCCGGGCCCGGATCGGACTGGGTGCCCCGGAGGCCGCCCGGCCGTCCCTGCATCTGGCCCGTGACCTGCTGCGAGACCTGCCACTCAGCAACCTCCAGGCGCTCACCCGGGAGAGCCTCCAGGCGCTGTCCTGA
- a CDS encoding PP2C family protein-serine/threonine phosphatase yields the protein MILTECDSCAEGRASGASFCEACGRRLTETASVGAADADADGGPDAAEGTGAKAPGTGKSTGLAGRDCPHCGAEGAVAADGYCEECGMLAGRPRDHTEADGDLVAAAVSDRGRRHHRNEDAMWLAVGSDAADVVVCDGVSSSFDPDVASEVGAKAAGELLARAQHPGPPAERAEDGADEVTDEDATVPTEPAEPALPIAEVVGRAIQGAGEAVAQLAGTGDPRRATSNPACTIVAAAVRGPHVGFGWVGDSRAYWIAASGPAEQLTEDDSWARHVIAMGADPRVAMNDPKAHAITAWLGADAGRITPRVGAFTAKAPGHLVLCSDGLWNYLTDPEDFGDAVRSALRVATGPRPLLEAARALVAYANSAGGADNITVAIVPVPPRTEVEEAEAEGDAEIKTSDNETSEA from the coding sequence TTGATTCTGACCGAGTGCGACTCCTGCGCCGAGGGGCGCGCCAGCGGCGCGTCGTTCTGCGAGGCGTGCGGGCGCCGCCTGACCGAGACCGCGTCGGTCGGCGCCGCCGACGCCGACGCCGACGGGGGCCCGGACGCCGCCGAGGGTACCGGGGCGAAAGCCCCGGGGACGGGCAAGAGCACCGGGCTGGCCGGCCGGGACTGCCCGCACTGCGGCGCGGAGGGGGCCGTCGCCGCGGACGGGTACTGCGAGGAGTGCGGGATGCTGGCCGGGCGCCCGCGCGACCACACCGAGGCCGACGGCGACCTGGTCGCGGCCGCGGTCAGCGACCGGGGCCGGCGGCACCACCGCAACGAGGACGCGATGTGGCTGGCGGTCGGCTCGGACGCAGCCGACGTGGTGGTCTGCGACGGCGTCTCGTCGTCGTTCGACCCGGACGTGGCCTCCGAGGTGGGTGCGAAAGCGGCCGGTGAGCTGCTGGCCCGCGCCCAGCACCCGGGTCCGCCCGCGGAGCGGGCCGAGGACGGCGCGGACGAGGTGACCGACGAGGACGCGACCGTGCCGACCGAGCCGGCCGAGCCCGCGCTGCCGATCGCCGAGGTGGTCGGCCGGGCCATCCAGGGCGCCGGCGAGGCGGTCGCCCAGCTGGCCGGGACGGGCGACCCGCGCCGGGCCACCTCCAATCCGGCCTGCACGATCGTCGCGGCCGCGGTGCGCGGCCCGCACGTCGGGTTCGGCTGGGTCGGCGACAGCCGGGCCTACTGGATCGCCGCCTCCGGGCCGGCCGAGCAGCTCACCGAGGACGACTCGTGGGCGCGGCACGTGATCGCGATGGGCGCCGACCCGCGGGTGGCGATGAACGACCCGAAAGCGCACGCGATCACCGCGTGGCTGGGCGCGGACGCCGGGCGGATCACCCCGCGGGTCGGCGCGTTCACCGCGAAGGCGCCCGGGCATCTGGTGCTGTGCAGCGACGGGCTGTGGAACTACCTGACCGACCCGGAGGACTTCGGCGACGCGGTCCGCTCGGCGCTGCGGGTGGCGACGGGGCCGCGTCCGCTGCTCGAGGCGGCGCGCGCGCTGGTGGCGTACGCGAACTCCGCCGGAGGCGCCGACAACATCACGGTGGCGATCGTGCCGGTGCCACCGCGGACCGAAGTGGAAGAGGCGGAAGCCGAAGGCGACGCCGAGATCAAGACCAGTGACAACGAGACCAGCGAAGCTTAA
- a CDS encoding snapalysin family zinc-dependent metalloprotease, with protein sequence MMWRRAAAALVVLFALTWATPAHAATRVLYYDASQAQEFVAVVNQGAQIWNSKVTNVRLEPVPAGRTPNIRVYADNGWPRTYTSSLGNGYWYMGREAVNDGYYKPRIAAHEFGHILGLPDRRTGLCSDLMSGSSAPVSCTNANPSSTEAATVNRLFGTSVRVPAGYFTERAS encoded by the coding sequence ATGATGTGGAGAAGAGCCGCCGCCGCACTGGTCGTCCTGTTCGCGCTCACCTGGGCCACCCCCGCGCACGCCGCGACCCGGGTGCTCTACTACGACGCGAGCCAGGCGCAGGAGTTCGTCGCCGTGGTCAACCAGGGCGCGCAGATCTGGAACAGCAAGGTCACCAACGTCCGGCTGGAGCCGGTGCCGGCCGGCCGGACCCCGAACATCCGGGTGTACGCCGACAACGGCTGGCCGCGCACGTACACGTCGTCGCTGGGCAACGGTTACTGGTACATGGGCCGGGAGGCGGTGAACGACGGGTACTACAAGCCGCGGATCGCCGCGCACGAGTTCGGCCACATCCTCGGCCTGCCGGACCGCCGCACCGGCCTGTGCAGCGACCTGATGTCCGGCAGCAGCGCCCCGGTGAGCTGCACGAACGCGAATCCGAGCAGTACCGAGGCGGCCACCGTCAATCGTCTGTTCGGCACCTCGGTGCGGGTGCCGGCCGGTTACTTCACGGAGCGTGCATCGTGA
- a CDS encoding glutamate ABC transporter substrate-binding protein, producing MRTRLALIATVALLLGAAGCAGDSSPRYDADTPPKAIGQGTQEGAAPATTAAPADTSCNPRASLRPSGSLPQPGRMPAGTLMADIQKRGRLILGTSQDTLLFSSRNPFSGKVEGFDVDMGRLIADAIFGDPDKLQIMVIGYDQRVNSVLQGKVDVVADTMTANCARWKDVNFSSIYYEAGQKVLVSKDSAAKSIADLGGKKICSAAGSTSYDNIGKVKSNPPPVAVSRASFGDCLVAFQQNEVDAISTDDTILAGMAAQDPYAKVVGDRYTEEPYGMALSKDHPEFTQFVNAVLEKARKDGTWKKTYEKWLGRFGPAPQPPAAQYR from the coding sequence ATGCGTACCCGTCTCGCCCTGATCGCCACCGTCGCCCTGCTGCTCGGCGCCGCCGGGTGTGCCGGCGACTCCTCCCCGCGCTACGACGCCGACACCCCGCCCAAGGCGATCGGCCAGGGCACTCAGGAGGGCGCCGCGCCGGCCACGACCGCGGCCCCGGCCGACACGTCGTGCAACCCGCGGGCCAGCCTGCGCCCGTCCGGCTCGCTGCCGCAGCCGGGCAGGATGCCGGCCGGCACGCTGATGGCCGACATCCAGAAACGCGGCCGGCTGATCCTCGGCACCAGCCAGGACACCTTGCTGTTCAGCTCGCGCAACCCGTTCAGCGGCAAGGTCGAGGGCTTCGACGTGGACATGGGCCGGCTGATCGCGGACGCGATCTTCGGGGACCCGGACAAGCTGCAGATCATGGTCATCGGGTACGACCAGCGGGTCAACTCGGTGCTCCAGGGCAAGGTGGACGTGGTCGCCGACACGATGACCGCGAACTGCGCCCGGTGGAAGGACGTCAACTTCTCCTCGATCTACTACGAGGCCGGGCAGAAGGTGCTGGTCAGCAAGGATTCGGCGGCCAAGAGCATCGCGGACCTGGGCGGGAAGAAGATCTGCTCGGCGGCCGGGTCGACGTCGTACGACAACATCGGCAAGGTGAAGAGCAACCCGCCGCCGGTCGCGGTGTCCCGGGCGAGCTTCGGCGACTGCCTGGTGGCGTTCCAGCAGAACGAGGTGGACGCGATCTCCACCGACGACACCATCCTGGCCGGGATGGCCGCGCAGGACCCGTACGCGAAGGTGGTCGGCGATCGGTACACCGAGGAGCCGTACGGGATGGCGCTGAGCAAGGACCACCCGGAGTTCACCCAGTTCGTCAACGCGGTGCTGGAGAAGGCCCGCAAGGACGGGACCTGGAAGAAGACGTACGAGAAATGGCTCGGCCGATTCGGGCCGGCCCCGCAGCCGCCGGCGGCACAGTACCGATGA
- a CDS encoding alpha/beta fold hydrolase, with amino-acid sequence MGYVTTSDGTSIYFKDWGAGRPVVLSHGWPLNADSWEAQQLFLAQHGYRVIAHDRRGHGRSDQTWHGNEMDTYAADLAAVIETLDLRDVTLVGFSTGGGEVARYIGNHGTARVAQAVLVSAVPPLMLQTDDNPGGLPISVFDGIRAGSLADRSQLYKDFAAGPFFGANRPGAQVSQGMQDSFWLQGMTAGHHNTYECIAAFSATDFRGDLAKFDVPTLVIHGDDDQVVPFEVGGQASAALIKGAELKVYSGAPHGITDTHKDQLNQDLLTFLNSL; translated from the coding sequence ATGGGTTACGTGACCACCTCCGACGGCACGAGCATCTATTTCAAGGACTGGGGCGCCGGCCGCCCGGTCGTCCTCAGCCACGGCTGGCCGCTGAACGCGGACAGCTGGGAGGCGCAGCAGCTCTTCCTCGCGCAGCACGGTTACCGGGTGATCGCGCACGACCGCCGTGGCCACGGCCGGTCCGACCAGACCTGGCACGGCAACGAGATGGACACCTACGCCGCCGACCTGGCCGCCGTGATCGAGACCCTGGACCTGCGGGACGTCACCCTGGTCGGCTTCTCCACCGGTGGCGGCGAGGTCGCCCGCTACATCGGCAACCACGGCACCGCCCGGGTCGCCCAGGCCGTGCTGGTCTCCGCGGTGCCGCCGCTGATGCTCCAGACCGACGACAACCCGGGCGGCCTGCCGATCTCGGTGTTCGACGGCATCCGGGCCGGTTCGCTCGCCGACCGCTCCCAGCTCTACAAGGACTTCGCGGCCGGCCCGTTCTTCGGGGCCAACCGTCCCGGCGCCCAGGTCTCGCAGGGCATGCAGGACTCGTTCTGGCTGCAGGGCATGACCGCCGGGCACCACAACACCTACGAGTGCATCGCCGCGTTCTCGGCCACCGACTTCCGCGGCGACCTGGCCAAGTTCGACGTCCCGACGCTGGTCATCCACGGTGACGACGACCAGGTGGTGCCGTTCGAGGTGGGCGGCCAGGCGTCGGCGGCGCTGATCAAGGGCGCCGAGCTGAAGGTGTATTCGGGTGCACCGCACGGCATCACCGACACCCACAAGGACCAGCTGAACCAGGACCTGCTGACGTTCCTGAACAGCCTGTAG
- a CDS encoding FHA domain-containing protein, whose amino-acid sequence MSSFTCPNGHVSTEADYCDTCGAKIGGAPVAAEAVKDPAPMLNSENCPNCGTPRAGAARFCEDCGYDHTTGKVPQLTEVLPEPVTAGEWTATLFADPAYFALNEVEGVTFPADPGERQITLTPPQVRIGRGSTSKGTSPEIDLADTDPGASHNHALLTLNVDGVWLVTDLGSTNGTYINDEDQPLTAGQSRALKDGDQVHVGVWTTLTMHAP is encoded by the coding sequence GTGAGCTCGTTCACCTGCCCGAACGGGCATGTCTCCACGGAGGCGGACTACTGCGACACGTGCGGGGCGAAAATCGGCGGCGCGCCGGTTGCCGCCGAGGCGGTCAAGGATCCGGCGCCGATGCTGAACTCGGAGAACTGTCCTAATTGCGGCACACCTCGCGCGGGGGCGGCGCGGTTCTGCGAGGACTGCGGGTACGACCACACCACCGGCAAGGTGCCGCAGCTCACCGAGGTGCTCCCGGAGCCGGTGACGGCCGGCGAGTGGACCGCGACGCTCTTCGCCGACCCGGCGTACTTCGCGCTCAACGAGGTGGAGGGCGTCACGTTCCCGGCCGATCCCGGCGAGCGGCAGATCACGCTGACCCCGCCGCAGGTCCGGATCGGGCGCGGCAGCACGTCGAAGGGCACCAGCCCGGAGATCGACCTGGCCGACACCGACCCGGGCGCCTCGCACAACCACGCGCTGCTCACCCTGAACGTGGACGGCGTCTGGCTGGTCACCGACCTGGGCTCGACCAACGGGACGTACATCAACGACGAGGACCAGCCGCTCACCGCCGGGCAGTCGCGCGCCCTCAAGGACGGCGATCAGGTGCACGTGGGTGTGTGGACCACGCTCACGATGCACGCTCCGTGA